In the Leptolyngbya sp. FACHB-261 genome, one interval contains:
- a CDS encoding gamma-glutamylcyclotransferase: MTQADASAKRVFICGSALRGQPDHNNLQTAKFIRAAKTSPRYRLHAAADGWHPAIYEVVEGGIAIPGEVYELSLDQYEHLLATEPPNMYPGDVTLEDGEVLTAILYPQELVKQHDWPDISHYGGWAAYKAAVTQS, encoded by the coding sequence ATGACGCAAGCTGATGCAAGCGCAAAACGAGTATTTATTTGTGGTTCTGCCTTACGCGGTCAGCCAGACCACAATAACTTGCAGACTGCCAAGTTCATTAGAGCGGCGAAAACTAGCCCTCGTTATCGTTTACATGCTGCGGCGGATGGTTGGCATCCAGCAATTTATGAAGTTGTGGAAGGTGGTATTGCCATTCCTGGCGAAGTGTATGAGCTAAGCCTGGATCAGTATGAGCACTTGTTGGCGACCGAGCCACCCAATATGTACCCGGGTGATGTGACTCTTGAAGATGGTGAAGTCCTAACTGCCATTCTTTACCCTCAGGAGTTAGTCAAACAGCATGACTGGCCTGATATTTCCCACTACGGCGGTTGGGCTGCTTATAAGGCAGCTGTCACTCAATCGTGA
- the puuE gene encoding allantoinase PuuE — protein sequence MPEQYPRDLVGYGQIPPDPCWPNQARLAVQFVINYEEGGENCILHGDPTSESFLSETVGAVPLPGVRNLNTESIYEYGSRAGFWRLYRLFTQRGIPVTVYGVAMALERNPEAVAAMLEANWEIASHGYRWIDYQYIGEETEREHLRRAIAIHTQMTGQRPLGWYTGRISANTRRLVVEEGGFLYDADSYADDLPYWVYDYGKPHLVIPYTLDNNDMRFVSAQGFNSGDQFFTYLRDAFDILYAEGETTAKMMSIGLHCRLVGRPGRAASLARFLDYVQQHERVLLCRRVDIARHWHEHHQPFRNPVAKELEIQ from the coding sequence ATGCCAGAGCAATATCCGCGAGACCTGGTTGGTTATGGCCAAATTCCACCCGATCCTTGCTGGCCCAATCAAGCCCGCCTCGCAGTGCAATTTGTGATCAATTACGAAGAGGGTGGCGAGAACTGTATTCTGCATGGAGACCCCACCTCCGAATCCTTTTTGTCGGAAACGGTTGGGGCTGTGCCACTCCCTGGTGTACGAAATCTGAACACGGAGTCGATCTACGAATATGGCAGCCGGGCGGGGTTTTGGCGCCTATATCGACTGTTTACCCAACGGGGAATTCCTGTCACTGTATATGGGGTGGCGATGGCACTAGAGCGTAATCCTGAAGCTGTCGCAGCTATGCTCGAAGCCAATTGGGAAATTGCCAGCCACGGCTATCGCTGGATTGACTATCAGTACATCGGTGAGGAAACTGAGCGCGAACACCTACGCCGCGCAATTGCTATCCATACACAGATGACAGGCCAGCGTCCCCTTGGCTGGTATACCGGTCGCATCAGCGCCAATACGCGTCGATTAGTGGTTGAAGAAGGAGGGTTCCTTTATGACGCTGACAGCTACGCAGATGATTTGCCCTATTGGGTCTATGACTATGGCAAACCCCATCTCGTGATTCCCTACACTCTAGACAATAACGATATGCGGTTTGTAAGTGCTCAGGGTTTTAACTCTGGCGATCAATTTTTTACCTATCTGCGCGATGCTTTTGATATTCTCTATGCCGAAGGAGAAACGACCGCCAAAATGATGAGCATCGGACTACACTGCCGGTTGGTTGGACGACCAGGACGAGCAGCTTCTTTAGCCCGTTTTTTGGACTATGTGCAGCAACATGAGCGGGTTTTGCTCTGCCGTCGAGTTGATATTGCTCGGCATTGGCATGAGCATCATCAGCCGTTCCGAAACCCAGTTGCGAAAGAGCTAGAAATTCAATAA
- the uraH gene encoding hydroxyisourate hydrolase — MAGKLTTHVLDTAQGRPAAGMVIELWAVDRLANQRTLLSTTSTNSDGRTASPLIEEELKVGVYELVFAVGDYFAQQPINSPAPPFLDLVPIRFGIADANAHYHVPLLTSPWAYSTYRGS; from the coding sequence ATGGCAGGGAAACTCACAACGCATGTCTTAGACACAGCGCAAGGACGCCCAGCTGCTGGCATGGTGATAGAACTGTGGGCTGTCGACCGTTTAGCCAATCAGAGAACTTTGCTGAGTACAACCTCTACAAACAGCGATGGGCGCACTGCTAGCCCTCTGATTGAGGAGGAGTTGAAAGTGGGTGTTTACGAACTAGTCTTCGCTGTAGGTGATTATTTTGCCCAACAGCCAATCAATAGCCCAGCTCCCCCATTCCTCGACCTTGTACCGATTCGTTTTGGCATCGCTGACGCTAATGCTCACTACCATGTGCCACTGCTAACCTCCCCCTGGGCCTACAGCACTTACCGAGGCAGCTAA
- the hpxO gene encoding FAD-dependent urate hydroxylase HpxO — translation MYNLKAVIIGAGIGGLTAGIALQQAGYEVEIYDKVKELRPAGAGISLWSNGVKILNKLGLGDQIAQIGGQMDRMQYRGHRDELLNDIDLQPLITAVGQRPYPVARADLQQMLLRAFPGTVKLDCKCVGVEDRGESVTAIFADGHQATGDLLIAADGIHSTLRPYVLGQQTQPIQPSYVGYVNWNGLVQATNTLIPRNTWVVYVGEHKRASLMPVGGDRFYFFFDVPLPVGTRSQPEQIHTELADFFAGWPSPVQMLIQQLEPTQTNRLEIHDLGPLDRLVRGRVALLGDSGHATAPDLGQGGCQAMEDAEVLTRYLLSTNLGVEDALERYEAERKERANAIVLKARRRAEMIHGKEPEVTQQWYEQLRQESPIEVTQAIAKTILGGPLR, via the coding sequence TTGTATAACCTGAAGGCGGTGATTATTGGGGCAGGCATTGGCGGTTTAACCGCAGGCATTGCTCTACAGCAAGCAGGCTATGAGGTAGAGATTTACGACAAAGTCAAAGAACTCCGACCTGCAGGGGCAGGGATTTCACTTTGGTCGAATGGAGTCAAAATCCTCAATAAGTTAGGTCTGGGCGATCAGATCGCTCAAATTGGTGGGCAAATGGATCGGATGCAGTACCGCGGCCACAGGGATGAGCTGCTCAACGACATCGATCTGCAACCCTTAATCACGGCAGTAGGACAACGCCCCTATCCAGTTGCCCGCGCCGATTTACAACAAATGCTTTTAAGAGCATTTCCAGGGACAGTAAAACTCGATTGCAAGTGTGTTGGTGTTGAAGATCGAGGCGAAAGTGTCACTGCTATTTTTGCCGATGGGCATCAAGCAACCGGTGATCTTCTAATTGCTGCTGATGGCATTCACTCCACGCTTCGACCCTACGTTCTGGGCCAGCAAACTCAGCCAATTCAACCCAGTTATGTTGGCTATGTAAACTGGAATGGCCTGGTCCAGGCAACCAACACTTTGATTCCCCGAAATACCTGGGTCGTCTATGTGGGGGAACACAAACGGGCTTCCCTGATGCCTGTCGGGGGCGACCGATTCTACTTCTTTTTTGATGTGCCGCTGCCCGTTGGTACTCGGTCTCAGCCTGAGCAGATCCATACCGAATTGGCTGATTTTTTTGCAGGCTGGCCTAGCCCGGTGCAAATGCTGATTCAGCAACTAGAGCCGACCCAAACTAACCGGCTGGAGATCCATGACTTAGGCCCACTCGATCGCCTGGTTCGCGGTCGGGTTGCACTTCTCGGCGATTCTGGCCATGCTACAGCTCCAGACCTAGGACAAGGCGGTTGTCAGGCAATGGAGGATGCCGAGGTGCTGACCCGCTATTTGCTAAGCACAAACCTAGGAGTTGAAGATGCCCTAGAGCGTTACGAGGCCGAGCGCAAAGAGCGGGCCAATGCCATTGTCCTCAAAGCCCGTAGACGCGCAGAAATGATCCACGGAAAGGAACCAGAAGTGACGCAGCAATGGTACGAACAGCTCAGGCAAGAGAGCCCTATTGAGGTAACTCAGGCCATCGCCAAAACGATTCTGGGCGGCCCATTGCGATAG
- a CDS encoding peptidoglycan DD-metalloendopeptidase family protein → MKRTFPQRVKSVEQPTGDLLLPGVMESAVASASSAQDVDGVARRLRQLLPEPTRGLRQSVAVLGLAVSVGAAGLLINQQKQREGKVDPIPFSSRTLGDVLSQNSAAKYEAAAKALEAGELDDVKGVTLHTVEPGQTLWQLTQIYQVDAAAITVSNGISANTELKPGQILAIPPVNGLLHQVHSGETLESIAQFYKVAQKDISRYSELADANRLAIGQELVIPGDVSDLLKIREEAARRRLEAERARLQQRLSELHASGVRPVAPAQPKAAAKPKTPAQPKLTTYQVRQGDTVEVIAQRHGVSQQVLVETNRLSNPSRLQLNQILKIPVRPTAGQASSAPLSLNTQVSRSVAPTHLEPQARAAAPQVDTSRAIVWNDLVNRSGQAQARAIETLAEPPAPTPASATAPVAPKFTVSRPTVAAEPRASVGGSISPSVTDSQVTLAAAPAPEVAPAAVPKAPNVTASRPTVAESRRSESEVAFTPSVSAQAANPVALAAAPAPEAAPATAPVAPAIAQPRPVTAAAPSLTLATASAAGPSSPVLAETVADPAPAPEALQSLEGEVEQLQAQVRATERQARLEAAARARQAAAETRARQSAQSVVTRRQAQSTAPSLPALEAHAYLPSEPAATATNAAISAEGFIWPSRGVLTSGYGQRWGRLHAGIDIAAPVGTPIMAAASGEIIVAGWDSGGYGYKIDIRHENGTVTRYAHLSRILVQVGQQVNQGEHIGAMGSTGFSTGPHLHFEVRPGGGRAVNPRSYLP, encoded by the coding sequence TTGAAACGGACGTTTCCGCAGAGGGTTAAGTCGGTCGAACAGCCGACCGGAGACCTACTTCTTCCGGGTGTGATGGAGAGTGCCGTGGCAAGTGCTAGTTCTGCTCAAGACGTGGATGGAGTCGCCCGACGACTTCGCCAGCTTCTCCCTGAGCCTACGCGTGGCCTACGTCAATCAGTTGCAGTTTTAGGTTTAGCCGTTTCTGTCGGTGCCGCTGGCCTGCTGATCAATCAGCAAAAGCAGCGGGAAGGGAAGGTTGATCCCATCCCTTTCTCAAGTCGCACTTTAGGCGATGTGCTCAGCCAGAACTCAGCAGCCAAGTACGAGGCAGCGGCGAAGGCCCTTGAAGCGGGTGAACTGGACGACGTCAAAGGCGTAACGCTGCACACAGTAGAGCCCGGCCAAACCCTCTGGCAGTTGACCCAGATTTACCAAGTTGATGCCGCAGCCATCACGGTTTCCAACGGCATTAGCGCCAACACCGAACTCAAGCCGGGACAAATTCTGGCCATTCCGCCAGTTAACGGTTTGCTGCACCAGGTGCATTCAGGCGAAACCTTGGAGAGCATTGCTCAGTTCTACAAGGTTGCTCAGAAGGACATCAGCCGTTATAGCGAGCTGGCAGATGCCAACCGCCTTGCCATCGGTCAAGAACTGGTGATTCCAGGCGATGTGTCAGACCTGCTGAAGATTCGTGAGGAAGCCGCTCGTCGTCGGTTAGAAGCAGAGCGGGCTCGTCTTCAACAGCGGCTCTCCGAGTTGCATGCTAGTGGTGTCCGTCCCGTAGCCCCAGCTCAGCCCAAAGCTGCGGCCAAGCCTAAAACTCCGGCTCAGCCTAAGTTGACCACTTATCAGGTACGGCAGGGCGACACTGTTGAGGTAATTGCCCAACGTCATGGTGTTTCTCAACAGGTGCTGGTTGAAACGAACCGCCTCAGCAACCCTAGCCGTCTACAACTGAATCAAATCCTGAAAATTCCAGTTCGTCCTACTGCTGGACAAGCGTCTAGTGCCCCACTGAGCTTGAATACTCAGGTTTCTCGTAGTGTTGCCCCCACTCATTTGGAACCCCAAGCCAGGGCTGCGGCACCTCAAGTAGATACTTCTCGCGCTATTGTCTGGAACGATCTAGTTAATCGGTCCGGCCAGGCACAAGCAAGAGCGATTGAGACTCTGGCTGAACCCCCTGCTCCCACGCCTGCCAGTGCTACGGCACCAGTCGCCCCAAAATTCACCGTTAGCAGACCCACTGTGGCGGCAGAGCCTCGTGCCAGCGTCGGTGGATCTATTTCTCCGTCAGTAACCGATAGTCAGGTGACCCTGGCGGCTGCGCCAGCACCGGAAGTAGCTCCGGCAGCGGTGCCTAAGGCGCCTAACGTGACAGCCTCTAGGCCAACTGTTGCTGAGTCTCGTCGTTCAGAATCTGAGGTAGCCTTTACTCCCTCAGTATCAGCTCAGGCTGCGAACCCGGTTGCCTTGGCGGCCGCGCCAGCACCGGAAGCAGCTCCTGCAACGGCTCCTGTAGCGCCAGCTATTGCACAGCCTCGCCCCGTCACTGCAGCAGCTCCAAGCCTAACTCTGGCAACAGCGTCAGCAGCGGGCCCCAGCAGCCCTGTGTTAGCCGAAACCGTAGCTGACCCAGCGCCAGCTCCTGAAGCCTTGCAATCCCTGGAAGGGGAAGTCGAACAGCTGCAGGCTCAGGTTCGAGCCACTGAGCGTCAGGCCCGTCTGGAAGCAGCAGCGCGTGCCCGTCAGGCTGCAGCTGAGACCCGTGCTCGTCAATCAGCTCAATCTGTAGTCACTCGTCGCCAAGCTCAGTCAACAGCTCCCAGTCTGCCTGCCTTAGAAGCCCATGCCTACCTGCCGAGCGAGCCCGCTGCCACAGCCACTAATGCGGCTATCTCAGCAGAAGGGTTCATTTGGCCATCTCGTGGGGTTTTAACCTCTGGCTACGGCCAGCGCTGGGGACGCCTGCATGCCGGTATCGACATCGCAGCCCCTGTAGGAACGCCAATCATGGCCGCTGCCAGTGGTGAAATCATCGTTGCCGGTTGGGACTCAGGGGGCTACGGCTACAAGATCGACATCCGACACGAGAACGGCACTGTAACCCGCTATGCTCACCTCAGCCGCATCTTGGTTCAAGTTGGCCAACAGGTGAACCAGGGTGAGCACATCGGGGCAATGGGTAGTACTGGCTTTAGCACCGGTCCTCACTTGCACTTCGAGGTGCGCCCCGGCGGTGGCAGAGCGGTTAATCCGCGCTCTTACCTGCCTTGA
- a CDS encoding sulfite exporter TauE/SafE family protein: MNYCLLSFLSFLVGIVVGLTGIGGAALITPMLIFVFQVPPAIAVSSDVVAATLMKVIGGFKHWQQQTLEPQVVQWLALGSVPGSLMGVGVLHFIRHSSKLNLDYFLLRLLGVAMLLVTLAALVQFLLLTFVPDLKLHSPPKFDLKTKSGCALTVGIGAVLGCLVGLTSVSSGSMFALVLLAFFQLDSRKLVGTDISQAAILLTFTSLGHLTLGTVDWSLVLPIWFGTVPGVLVGAALCQIAPQRALRLVIYTLLAMMSWKLVHAGMS; the protein is encoded by the coding sequence ATGAACTATTGCTTGCTGTCATTTCTCAGCTTTTTGGTTGGCATTGTCGTTGGGCTAACGGGCATTGGTGGTGCAGCTTTAATCACGCCCATGCTAATTTTTGTGTTTCAGGTTCCGCCTGCGATTGCAGTTAGCTCAGATGTCGTAGCTGCAACCTTGATGAAGGTGATTGGTGGTTTCAAACACTGGCAACAGCAAACTCTTGAGCCTCAAGTTGTTCAGTGGCTAGCCCTGGGCAGCGTGCCGGGTTCACTAATGGGCGTAGGCGTTTTACACTTCATCAGGCACTCTAGCAAGCTCAACCTAGATTACTTCTTGCTCCGTCTGCTCGGTGTTGCCATGCTATTGGTAACTCTTGCAGCTCTGGTCCAATTTCTGCTTTTGACTTTTGTGCCCGATTTGAAGCTACACTCACCTCCCAAGTTTGATCTCAAAACCAAGTCTGGTTGTGCCTTAACTGTCGGCATAGGCGCTGTTTTAGGTTGCCTGGTGGGCCTAACTAGTGTGTCCTCTGGTTCAATGTTTGCTCTCGTGTTGCTGGCTTTTTTTCAGCTAGATTCGCGCAAATTAGTAGGGACAGACATCTCTCAGGCAGCTATTCTCTTGACGTTTACTTCTTTGGGGCATCTCACTCTTGGGACAGTTGATTGGAGCCTGGTGTTACCCATTTGGTTTGGCACAGTACCTGGTGTGTTAGTAGGTGCAGCATTGTGTCAAATTGCGCCGCAACGTGCCCTTCGATTAGTAATTTACACACTGCTAGCAATGATGAGCTGGAAGTTAGTTCATGCAGGTATGAGTTAA
- the tilS gene encoding tRNA lysidine(34) synthetase TilS produces MENYSPLHQRLQHTLEARRLLLRGQSLLVAVSGGQDSLCLLRLLLDLQPAWDWRLAVAHCDHGWPGDQGAAEQVHNLAQDWGVPFYLRSASLSPRGEAQARAWRYQMLGEMAQEAGSSAVLTGHTQSDRAETLLHNLVRGSGADGLQSLGWRRPLCARVELVRPLLGISRSETGEFCQAHSLQVWQDINNLDRAYRRPRIRQDLLPYLKQHLNPQVERHLAQTAELLQADVQCLEALAAEWLAKAEHPERAGLNRTTLQAAPLALQRRAIRQFLKSHSRRSPDFEHIEKCLALLSSPNRSSTDPFPGGQRAVVEHPWIWLV; encoded by the coding sequence GTGGAGAACTATTCTCCATTGCATCAACGGCTTCAGCACACCCTGGAAGCACGACGATTGCTGCTGAGAGGTCAATCGCTGCTGGTTGCTGTGTCGGGTGGGCAGGATTCCCTGTGTCTACTGCGGCTGCTCTTAGACCTTCAACCTGCTTGGGATTGGCGATTAGCCGTTGCCCATTGTGATCACGGTTGGCCAGGAGACCAGGGCGCTGCTGAGCAAGTGCACAACCTGGCTCAAGACTGGGGTGTGCCGTTTTATTTACGCTCAGCTTCGCTGTCACCTCGAGGCGAGGCCCAAGCGAGAGCCTGGCGCTACCAGATGTTAGGGGAAATGGCTCAAGAGGCTGGCAGCAGTGCTGTTCTAACGGGGCACACGCAGAGCGACCGGGCTGAGACCTTGCTACACAACCTAGTGCGCGGCAGTGGTGCAGATGGTTTGCAATCTTTAGGCTGGCGACGTCCGCTTTGCGCGAGAGTAGAACTGGTACGTCCTCTGTTGGGAATCTCCCGGAGTGAGACTGGAGAGTTCTGTCAAGCACATAGTCTGCAGGTCTGGCAGGACATTAACAACCTCGACCGCGCTTACCGTCGTCCCCGCATTCGGCAAGATCTGCTGCCCTACCTCAAACAGCACTTAAACCCACAGGTTGAACGGCACTTGGCCCAAACTGCCGAGCTGCTTCAAGCTGATGTGCAATGTCTGGAGGCATTGGCTGCGGAGTGGTTAGCCAAGGCCGAGCATCCAGAGCGAGCTGGACTCAATCGAACTACTTTGCAGGCAGCTCCCTTAGCTCTGCAACGTCGAGCAATTCGCCAATTTCTCAAATCCCACAGCCGTAGATCACCGGATTTTGAACATATTGAAAAGTGCTTGGCTCTATTGAGCAGTCCCAATCGAAGTAGCACTGATCCATTCCCTGGTGGGCAGCGAGCAGTTGTCGAGCATCCCTGGATTTGGTTGGTGTAA
- a CDS encoding tRNA (cytidine(34)-2'-O)-methyltransferase → MLQVVLVHPLIPQNTGNIARTCAATRTPLHLVEPLGFELSDRYLKRAGLDYWPYVNVRIHPSLDELKQACPTIPGSARWVCFSVRGQQAYTEYKFQSGDCLLFGSETEGLPDGVLTSHDTVYIPMAEPGVRSLNLSVSVAVGLFEARRQLGL, encoded by the coding sequence ATGCTGCAAGTCGTGCTCGTGCACCCTCTAATCCCTCAGAATACTGGCAATATTGCTCGCACTTGTGCTGCTACTCGTACACCCTTACATCTCGTTGAACCACTGGGCTTTGAGCTGAGCGATCGCTATCTCAAGCGTGCTGGGCTGGACTACTGGCCCTATGTCAACGTGAGGATTCATCCCTCCCTAGATGAACTCAAGCAAGCCTGCCCGACCATCCCAGGCTCGGCACGCTGGGTCTGCTTTAGTGTCCGGGGGCAGCAGGCTTACACCGAATATAAGTTTCAGAGTGGCGATTGTTTGCTATTCGGCAGTGAAACTGAGGGGCTTCCTGATGGAGTTCTAACTAGCCATGACACGGTGTACATTCCTATGGCAGAACCGGGTGTACGCAGCCTAAATTTATCGGTAAGTGTTGCTGTGGGGCTATTCGAAGCTCGGCGACAATTAGGGCTTTGA